One Alligator mississippiensis isolate rAllMis1 chromosome 1, rAllMis1, whole genome shotgun sequence genomic window carries:
- the USF3 gene encoding basic helix-loop-helix domain-containing protein USF3 isoform X1, which yields MVPVAGPPPSPPCPLALLSETMPEMTENETPSKKQHRKKNRETHNAVERHRKKKINAGINRIGELIPCSPALKQLNARRGVSEGAVIQDSWVLVPALPLTSKNMILDQAFKYITEMKRQNDELLLNGGNSEQAEEIKKLRKQLDELQKENGRYIELLKANDICLYDDPTIHWKGNLKNAKVSVVIPSDQVQKNIIVYSNGSQPSGNNQGTPVQGITFNVGNNLQKQTANVVPVQRTCNLVSPVTISGICPTENKPWSQTTVSPLASNQPVPAGNLVELSTSDNEQALLSSATANLQKASHSGTEPELYCSSSNMSQNDQNVPQAKHGQESTKLTKKTVTPGIILPPNATIEASQIQQVNVSYSRLQDSRSEFQESFVVSATATTCTPSVRLSIMDGSPSVNVLKSTDLGSSAGMPVTSAVGVKALTTISTLPASSLDNCWSFSGSSSVGASDLKNMSNLTWIPSVGNTQTTWTTLQLAGNTVQPLSQTPSGLMTALLNEPVTSAHSVSSTSNRHLTSSMSLNPSLTGDRQAAEQIVVTMPSCPSLPVQPLITQPQVKAQPAGNILPLNSAMQVIQMAQPVGGSAVTAAPANQNVIILQPPNTTPCPPIVRAEVSSQTVSQQIVIIQTANQNPLPLLSAQAPGSVRVPVNGPSSITNSNNLVQNASAPQTFGGKHLVHILPRPSSLPSSSSTQTFSVTMSNQQHPQTISLNGQLFALQPVMSSSGTSNQTPMQIIQPTTSEDPNTNVALNTFGALANLNQSISQMAGQSCLQLPLSQPTNPTVANSQIAPINCVPLPTSISSIATESSTVLPSAAHSVSTSPKKPASVPSNVKSKRTNKKQSTKKHLISISKNSCPAVPCRDVGKLDCTNVEGTDQCSNSEGLRKNKSVLSQTLDVSQAKSMAALSPESISDDCSKEAHNSEQMMGSGHLPEPSSTETPTSSPLKSVMSEQFALVQSSSKNSIPQQAWRPQNNPLPNSALLELSKSNATPTVSMSSPCEAHVTISQIPETPRAQSSATNHPSETEAISETCSIGQNSSIGVQGTDLLEGQGLTKMLSDLTKERTAGQKTSFAVHVEHSNFPTENSKTIEANVSLPEKQELLLMNTEGDTLTQHHSCISDQEVVNSSLIASRQADSPMSTSSGSSHSFSVASMLPDTSKEDVTSSTSTNSYSSCTFSEQTDIVALAARAIFDQENLEKGGGGVQVNIRDKSAEIAPLEREQQSFKLQPPKENNAGQLEISPSKFSAQDSVQTNIERPAEKPSCSVGVEISNTLQISTSHSPSVTSLSVNNLIHQSCIIQPLVSCSGLSQPSEQTPVPATVNLSISSSSYVSPSPGPAMVTEYAQEQLNAIRANPMQASQIQEPHLKQQTHESLKDAAKRVVQDDFLLSTAKRQKQCQTTPIRLEGMVLMNRTPDGIADQSQMLVSQMPPSSSNPVVSVSNQGHTDGLNRLFPSANSFVTTVRQTEVQCSSQPSISEQQSQTGGQHLQSIQHVPAPGISHIHNNHPYLKQQQAGQLRERHHLYQMQHHIPHAESSVHLQPHSVHQQRTIQQEVQMQKKRSLVQGTQTTQLSLQQKHHGSDQSRQKNGQPHPHHQQMQQQLQQHFGNSHPEKNCENPATSRNHHNHPQSHINQDILHQQQDVGSRQQASGVSSEHVSGHNQMQRLMTSRGLEQQMVSQPSAVTRPSDMTCAPHRQERNRVSSYSAEALIGKTPSNSEQRIGMPLQGPRVSDQLEMRSYLDVSRNKGLVIHNMQGRISIDHVVGSDVQRLSDCQPFKPGGASQQSAGNFDVQASRNSDIGNSVSSLRGMQSQVFRISQNTVQPIERQKRLPYQPVQGIPTGNALLPRDNENTCHQSFMQSLLAPHLGDQVTGSQRSISEHQRNTQCGASSTIEYNCPPTRESVHIRRDGEAQNRESCDLSMGTINTRNNSLNIPFSSSSSSGDIQGRNTSPNISVQKSNPMRMTDTHGTKSHMNTPVSSNLHGVVRPALPHPAASHGNAEQGQPPVRQPNSSVTQRSRHPLHDNNGSKIRQPERNRSGNQRHGNVFDPSLPHLPLSTSGSVILGRQQSTVEKRGSIVRFMSDSPQVSNDNAVPDQHTLSQNFGFPFIPEGGMNPPINANTSFIPPVTQPSATRTPALIPVDPQNTLPSFYPPYSPAHPTLSNDISIPYFPNQMFPNPSTEKPSSGGLNNRFGSILSPPRPVGFAQPSFPLLPDMPPMHMTNTSHLSNFNLTSLFPEIATALPPDGSAMSPLLSIANTSASDSSKQSSNRPAHNISHILGHDCSSAV from the exons TTAAATGCCAGAAGAGGTGTCTCTGAAGGGGCTGTGATtcaagactcctgggttctagtccctgctctgccactgact AGTAAGAACATGATACTGGATCAGGCCTTTAAATATATAACAGAAATGAAAAGGCAAAATGATGAACTCCTGTTAAATGGAGGGAACAGTGAACAAG CCGAGGAGATAAAAAAGCTCCGGAAACAGCTAGATGAGCTCCAAAAGGAAAATGGGCGATATATAGAACTCCTGAAAGCAAATGACATTTGCCTGTATGATGATCCCACAATCCACTGGAAAGGGAACCTCAAAAATGCAAAGGTCTCTGTTGTCATTCCCAGTGATCAGGTTCAAAAGAACATCATTGTCTATTCGAATGGGAGTCAGCCCAGTGGAAATAACCAGGGGACGCCTGTCCAGGGAATAACTTTCAATGTTGGGAATAATTTacaaaaacaaacagcaaatgTTGTACCAGTCCAGAGAACTTGCAACCTAGTGTCCCCTGTGACTATTTCTGGTATTTGCCCCACAGAAAACAAGCCATGGTCTCAAACCACAGTTTCTCCATTGGCATCTAATCAGCCAGTTCCAGCAGGGAATCTTGTTGAGCTTTCCACCTCAGATAATGAGCAGGCCCTTCTTAGTTCGGCTACTGCCAACTTACAAAAGGCTTCTCACTCGGGCACAGAACCAGAACTGTATTGTTCCTCAAGTAACATGTCACAGAATGATCAAAATGTCCCCCAAGCCAAACATGGACAAGAAAGTACCAAGTTAACAAAGAAAACAGTCACACCTGGCATCATTCTTCCTCCTAATGCTACAATTGAGGCATCTCAAATTCAACAGGTGAATGTGTCCTATTCAAGGTTGCAGGATTCTAGAAGTGAATTTCAAGAAAGCTTTGTTGTTTCAGCCACTGCTACCACTTGCACCCCATCTGTGAGACTCTCCATCATGGATGGCTCCCCATCAGTAAATGTTCTCAAAAGTACAGACTTGGGAAGTAGTGCTGGCATGCCAGTGACTTCTGCAGTAGGAGTGAAGGCTTTAACAACAATAAGTACGCTTCCTGCCAGTTCCTTAGACAACTGTTGGTCTTTTTCTGGCTCTTCGAGTGTTGGTGCTTCTGACTTGAAAAACATGAGTAACCTGACATGGATCCCTTCAGTTGGAAACACACAGACTACGTGGACTACTTTGCAATTAGCAGGAAACACTGTTCAGCCACTAAGCCAAACTCCTTCTGGTTTAATGACTGCATTATTAAATGAGCCAGTAACTAGTGCTCATTCAGTATCTTCCACCTCCAATAGGCATTTGACTTCAAGCATGAGTCTGAATCCTTCTTTGACTGGAGACAGACAGGCAGCTGAACAAATTGTTGTTACCATGCCTTCTTGCCCATCATTACCTGTGCAGCCATTAATCACTCAGCCACAGGTTAAGGCCCAGCCTGCAGGAAATATACTTCCATTGAATTCAGCTATGCAGGTAATTCAGATGGCTCAACCAGTTGGTGGGTCAGCTGTTACTGCAGCACCAGCTAATCAAAATGTCATAATTCTCCAGCCACCAAACACTACCCCATGTCCTCCAATAGTGAGAGCTGAAGTTTCTAGCCAAACAGTTAGCCAGCAGATTGTGATTATACAAACAGCTAATCAAAATCCACTTCCCCTCCTTTCTGCACAAGCCCCTGGTTCTGTCAGAGTTCCTGTGAATGGACCCAGTTCAATAACAAACTCTAACAACCTCGTGCAAAATGCTTCTGCTCCACAAACATTTGGAGGGAAGCATCTTGTCCATATATTACCAAGACCTTCTTCTTTACCATCTTCTAGCTCTACACAAACTTTTTCTGTTACCATGTCAAATCAACAGCATCCTCAGACCATCTCTTTAAATGGGCAGCTGTTTGCATTGCAACCTGTAATGTCCTCATCTGGAACTTCAAATCAGACCCCTATGCAAATTATTCAACCTACCACCAGCGAAGATCCAAATACTAATGTTGCCCTCAACACATTTGGTGCTTTAGCTAACCTCAATCAAAGTATATCACAAATGGCTGGGCAAAGCTGCTTACAGCTGCCACTCAGTCAGCCTACTAATCCCACAGTTGCCAACAGCCAGATTGCCCCAATAAACTGTGTGCCACTACCAACTTCTATATCTTCCATAGCTACTGAAAGTTCAACAGTGTTACCCAGTGCTGCTCATTCAGTAAGCACTTCCCCCAAAAAACCTGCTAGTGTGCCATCTAATGTAAAATCAAAAAGGACAAATAAAAAACAGAGTACAAAAAAACATTTAATATCCATTAGCAAAAATTCATGTCCAGCAGTTCCTTGCAGAGATGTAGGGAAGCTTGATTGCACTAATGTGGAAGGTACAGACCAGTGTTCAAATAGTGAAGGGCTGCgtaaaaataaatctgtgctATCACAAACCTTAGATGTATCACAAGCAAAAAGTATGGCAGCACTAAGTCCTGAAAGCATTTCTGATGACTGTTCCAAAGAAGCTCATAATTCTGAACAGATGATGGGATCTGGCCATTTGCCAGAGCCAAGCTCAACAGAGACTCCTACTTCTtcaccactgaaatcagtgatgtCAGAACAATTTGCATTGGTTCAGTCAAGTTCCAAAAATTCCATTCCTCAACAAGCATGGAGGCCTCAAAATAATCCACTGCCCAACTCTGCATTGCTGGAATTGTCCAAATCCAATGCAACTCCTACTGTCTCAATGTCTTCTCCTTGTGAAGCACATGTAACAATTTCTCAGATTCCTGAGACACCAAGAGCACAAAGTAGTGCAACAAACCATCCTTCTGAGACAGAAGCCATTTCAGAGACCTGCAGCATAGGGCAGAATTCTTCAATTGGAGTGCAAGGCACAGATTTGTTAGAGGGACAAGGTCTAACTAAAATGTTGTCTGACCTTACTAAAGAAAGAACAGCTGGACAAAAAACCTCCTTTGCAGTTCATGTTGAACATTCTAATTTTCCCACAGAAAACTCCAAAACAATAGAAGCAAATGTTAGTTTGCCTGAGAAGCAGGAACTCTTGCTAATGAACACGGAAGGTGATACTCTCACACAGCACCATTCTTGCATTTCTGACCAAGAGGTGGTTAATAGTTCTCTTATTGCTAGCAGACAGGCAGACTCTCCAATGTCAACTAGCTCTGGGAGCAGTCATAGCTTCTCAGTTGCATCCATGTTGCCAGACACATCTAAGGAAGATGTTACCAGCAGCACGTCCACAAATAGTTATAGCAGCTGCACATTTTCAGAGCAAACTGACATAGTAGCTCTTGCAGCAAGAGCTATTTTTGACCAAGAGAACCTTGAGAAAGGTGGAGGGGGAGTACAAGTTAATATAAGGGATAAGTCTGCTGAAATTGCACCTTTGGAGAGAGAGCAGCAGTCTTTTAAACTACAACCACCTAAGGAGAACAATGCAGGACAGTTGGAAATATCACCTAGCAAATTCAGTGCTCAGGATTCAGTGCAAACAAATATTGAAAGACCAGCTGAAAAACCAAGCTGTTCTGTAGGGGTAGAAATATCCAACACTTTACAGATTTCAACATCCCACTCACCAAGCGTAACTAGCTTAAGTGTAAATAATCTTATACATCAAAGCTGCATAATACAGCCTCTTGTGAGTTGCTCAGGTTTATCCCAGCCCTCAGAGCAAACACCTGTTCCTGCAACTGTGAATCTTTCCATATCCTCTAGTTCCTATGTCAGTCCATCTCCAGGACCAGCTATGGTGACTGAATATGCTCAAGAACAACTGAATGCTATTAGGGCAAACCCCATGCAAGCATCCCAGATACAAGAACCACACTTAAAGCAGCAAACCCATGAAAGTCTCAAGGATGCAGCTAAGCGTGTGGTGCAAGATGACTTTCTGCTTTCTACAGCAAAGAGGCAAAAGCAGTGTCAGACGACACCTATCAGGCTGGAAGGCATGGTCTTGATGAACCGAACACCAGATGGTATAGCTGATCAAAGTCAAATGCTGGTTAGTCAAATGCCTCCCAGTTCATCCAATCCAGTGGTGTCAGTGAGCAATCAGGGGCACACTGATGGCCTGAATAGATTATTCCCATCTGCCAACAGTTTTGTAACAACTGTGAGGCAAACTGAAGTTCAATGCAGTTCTCAGCCTTCAATATCAGAGCAGCAAAGCCAAACAGGAGGTCAACATCTGCAGTCCATTCAGCATGTTCCTGCCCCAGGCATATCGCATATTCATAATAATCACCCATACttaaaacagcagcaggctggacAACTGAGAGAGAGACATCACTTGTACCAGATGCAGCATCACATTCCTCATGCAGAGAGTTCAGTTCATTTGCAACCCCATAGTGTCCACCAACAAAGAACAATTCAACAGGAGGTGCAAATGCAAAAGAAACGAAGCCTTGTACAAGGAACCCAAACCACTCAactttctttgcagcagaagcacCATGGTAGTGATCAAAGTCGGCAAAAAAATGGTCAGCCACATCCACACCACCAGCAAATGCAGCAGCAATTGCAGCAACACTTTGGAAATTCTCACCCTGAAAAGAACTGTGAAAACCCTGCAACAAGCAGAAACCATCATAATCATCCTCAGAGCCATATAAATCAGGATATTCTGCATCAGCAACAAGATGTTGGCAGCAGACAGCAAGCCTCAGGAGTTTCCTCTGAACATGTATCAGGGCATAACCAGATGCAGAGACTTATGACCTCAAGAGGTTTGGAGCAGCAAATGGTGTCCCAGCCGAGTGCTGTAACTAGGCCATCGGATATGACCTGCGCCCcacacaggcaggaaagaaacaGAGTTTCTAGTTACTCTGCAGAGGCACTGATTGGAAAGACACCGTCTAACTCTGAACAGAGAATAGGTATGCCTCTTCAAGGCCCTAGGGTTTCAGACCAACTTGAAATGAGAAGTTACCTTGATGTCTCTAGGAATAAAGGCTTGGTAATTCATAACATGCAGGGTCGTATATCCATAGACCATGTAGTTGGTTCAGATGTGCAGCGGCTTTCTGATTGTCAGCCATTTAAGCCAGGTGGAGCTAGCCAGCAATCAGCAGGCAATTTTGATGTGCAGGCCTCAAGAAATAGTGACATTGGTAATTCTGTGTCATCCCTCAGAGGCATGCAATCACAAGTTTTTCGAATTAGTCAAAATACTGTGCAACCTATAGAGAGGCAAAAGAGATTGCCTTATCAGCCAGTTCAGGGTATTCCAACTGGAAATGCTCTTCTACCACGGGACAATGAAAACACATGCCACCAAAGTTTTATGCAGAGTTTACTTGCTCCTCATCTTGGAGATCAAGTTACTGGAAGCCAAAGATCAATTTCAGAACATCAAAGGAATACACAGTGTGGTGCATCTTCCACCATTGAATATAATTGTCCCCCCACACGAGAGAGTGTTCACATCCGAAGAGATGGTGAAGCTCAGAATAGGGAAAGCTGTGACTTGTCTATGGGTACAATTAATACTAGGAACAATTCTTTAAATATTCCTTTTTCAAGTTCTTCTTCCTCGGGAGATATTCAGGGTCGAAACACAAGCCCAAATATTTCTGTACAGAAGTCCAACCCCATGAGAATGACTGACACTCATGGAACCAAGAGCCACATGAATACGCCTGTTTCTAGTAACCTGCATGGGGTTGTCCGGCCAGCTCTCCCTCACCCTGCAGCCTCTCATGGAAATGCAGAGCAAGGGCAGCCACCTGTTCGTCAACCAAATTCTTCTGTCACTCAGCGATCCAGGCATCCTCTGCATGATAATAATGGTTCTAAAATCCGCCAGCCAGAAAGGAACCGATCTGGAAATCAAAGACATGGAAATGTCTTTGACCCTAGTCTTCCCCATCTTCCTCTGTCTACCAGTGGTAGTGTGATACTTGGGCGTCAACAATCTACAGTAGAAAAAAGAGGCAGCATTGTCCGTTTTATGTCGGATAGCCCACAAGTGTCTAATGATAATGCAGTCCCTGATCAGCATACTCTGTCTCAAAATTTTGGGTTCCCTTTTATTCCAGAAGGTGGTATGAATCCACCAATAAATGCCAATACATCTTTCATTCCACCAGTTACTCAACCCAGTGCCACTCGAACACCAGCCCTTATCCCAGTAGATCCTCAGAATACACTGCCATCATTCTACCCACCTTATtctcctgcccatcccactctGTCAAATGACATTTCCATCCCCTACTTTCCCAATCAAATGTTTCCTAATCCAAGCACAGAGAAGCCTAGTAGTGGAGGTTTAAACAATCGATTTGGGTCCATTTTATCTCCTCCCAGACCTGTTGGTTTTGCTCAGCCAAGTTTTCCTCTTCTCCCAGATATGCCACCAATGCACATGACCAACACTTCACACTTATCCAATTTTAACTTGACATCTTTATTTCCAGAAATAGCCACAGCTCTTCCTCCAGATGGTTCAGCAATGTCACCTTTGCTTTCAATAGCAAACACATCAGCTTCAGATTCTTCCAAACAATCTTCAAACCGACCGGCCCATAATATAAGCCATATTCTAGGTCATGATTGCAGTTCAGCTGTATGA